One stretch of Pigmentiphaga aceris DNA includes these proteins:
- a CDS encoding YqaE/Pmp3 family membrane protein — translation MRLILAILLPWLQFFTIGRPFAGIICLILQITLIGWIPAAIWSVYALSQYTTDQKISRAIRGTR, via the coding sequence ATGCGACTGATACTGGCCATTTTGCTTCCCTGGCTGCAGTTCTTCACCATTGGCCGGCCGTTTGCCGGCATCATCTGCCTGATTCTGCAGATCACGCTGATCGGCTGGATTCCCGCTGCGATCTGGTCGGTGTATGCGCTTAGCCAATACACCACAGACCAGAAGATTTCGCGTGCAATTCGCGGGACGCGTTGA
- a CDS encoding uracil-DNA glycosylase, translating into MSVAPDVSSPLRRAWLRELGIERVWAATPPAQVASQAPQVSAQALAEAPAETASPAAASVVAPPARMESPAAAARPAEGGARATTPRTTTGRMGPAQVHRDALASMVAAPKANAAPPVTQAQAIEWASGDPEAAWAALQAEVSVCTKCALSKGRTQSVFGSGPRSAQWLLIGEAPGEQEDRQGVPFVGRSGQLLENMLGAIGVQRAKGDAFVTNIVKCRPPNNRNPEPEEAAACRPYLERQVALLNPQRALAVGRVAAQNVLGTDATIGSLRGRVHRLGLGGKDIPMVVSYHPAYLLRAPLEKIKAWHDLKLVSGIGEPQ; encoded by the coding sequence ATGAGCGTGGCACCGGATGTCTCCTCGCCCTTGCGTCGTGCCTGGTTGCGTGAGCTGGGTATTGAACGTGTCTGGGCCGCGACGCCGCCCGCGCAGGTAGCAAGTCAGGCACCACAAGTCAGTGCGCAAGCGCTTGCCGAAGCACCTGCCGAGACTGCTTCGCCAGCCGCTGCATCTGTCGTCGCGCCGCCCGCTCGCATGGAAAGTCCTGCGGCAGCTGCTCGTCCGGCCGAGGGTGGTGCTCGTGCCACCACACCGCGCACGACCACTGGCCGTATGGGACCTGCCCAGGTACACCGAGACGCGCTCGCCAGCATGGTCGCAGCACCAAAAGCGAACGCGGCACCGCCCGTGACGCAGGCGCAGGCAATCGAATGGGCCTCAGGCGATCCGGAAGCCGCCTGGGCTGCCTTGCAGGCGGAAGTGTCGGTCTGCACAAAATGTGCGCTCAGCAAAGGCCGCACGCAGTCGGTGTTCGGATCCGGGCCGCGCAGTGCGCAATGGCTGCTGATTGGCGAAGCACCCGGTGAGCAAGAGGACCGCCAAGGCGTGCCTTTTGTGGGGCGTTCGGGCCAATTGCTGGAAAACATGCTGGGTGCGATCGGCGTGCAACGTGCGAAGGGTGATGCGTTCGTCACCAACATCGTCAAATGCCGGCCGCCGAACAACCGCAATCCTGAACCCGAAGAGGCCGCTGCCTGTCGACCCTACCTGGAACGTCAGGTAGCGTTGCTCAACCCACAGCGCGCGTTGGCGGTGGGTCGGGTGGCCGCGCAGAACGTGCTTGGCACTGATGCGACCATCGGCAGCCTGCGCGGTCGTGTGCACAGGCTGGGGCTGGGCGGCAAGGATATCCCGATGGTGGTGAGTTACCACCCCGCTTATCTGCTGCGCGCGCCACTTGAAAAAATCAAGGCATGGCACGATCTGAAGCTGGTGTCCGGCATTGGCGAGCCGCAATAG